In one window of Mesoplodon densirostris isolate mMesDen1 chromosome 4, mMesDen1 primary haplotype, whole genome shotgun sequence DNA:
- the PYGL gene encoding glycogen phosphorylase, liver form isoform X2, whose translation MAKPLTDQEKRRQISIRGIVGVENVAELKKSFNRHLHFTLVKDRNVATPRDYFFALAHTVRDHLVGRWIRTQQHYYETCPKRVYYLSLEFYMGRTLQNTMINLGLQNACDEAIYQLGLDMEELEEIEEDAGLGNGGLGRLAACFLDSMATLGLAAYGYGIRYEYGIFNQKIRDGWQIEEADDWLRHGNPWEKARPEFMLPVHFYGKVEHTEAGTKWINTQVVLALPYDTPVPGYLNNTVNTMRLWSARAPNDFNLRDFNVGDYIQAVLDRNLAENISRVLYPNDNFFEGKELRLKQEYFVVAATLQDVIRRFKASKLGSSSSAGTAFDAFPDQVAIQLNDTHPALAIPELMRIFVDIEKLPWSEAWEITQKTFAYTNHTVLPEALERWPVELVEKLLPRHLQIIYEMNQKHLDKIAALFPKDVDRLRRMSLIEEEGGKRINMAHLCIVGSHAVNGVAKIHSDIVKNQVFKDFSELEPDKFQNKTNGITPRRWLLLCNPGLAELIAEKIGEDYVKDLSQLTKLNSFLGDDVFLREISNVKQENKLKFSQFLEKEYKVKINPSSMFDVQVKRIHEYKRQLLNCLHVVTMYNRIKKDPKKLFVPRTVIIGGKAAPGYHTAKLIIKLITSVAEVVNNDPMVGSKLKLIFLENYRVSLAEKVIPATDLSEQISTAGTEASGTGNMKFMLNGALTIGTMDGANVEMAEEAGEENLFIFGMRVEDVAALDKKGYKAKEYYEALPELKLAVDQIDKGFFSPKQPDLFKDLVNMLFYHDRFKVFADYEAYVKCQEKVSQLYMNPKAWNITVLRNIAASGKFSSDRTIKEYARDIWNMEPSDLKISLSSEPSSRVNKANGKLDK comes from the exons ATGGCCAAGCCCCTAACCGACCAGGAGAAGCGGCGGCAGATCAGCATCCGCGGCATCGTGGGCGTGGAGAACGTGGCCGAGCTGAAGAAGAGCTTCAACCGGCATCTGCACTTCACGCTGGTCAAGGACCGCAATGTGGCCACCCCCCGCGACTACTTCTTCGCGCTGGCGCACACGGTGCGCGACCACCTGGTGGGGCGCTGGATCCGCACGCAGCAGCACTACTACGAGACGTGCCCCAAG AGGGTTTATTACCTCTCTTTGGAATTTTACATGGGCCGAACATTACAGAACACCATGATCAACCTTGGCCTGCAGAATGCCTGTGACGAGGCCATTTACCAG CTTGGATTGGATATGGAGGAGTtagaagaaattgaagaagatgctGGGCTTGGCAATGGTGGTCTTGGGAGGCTTGCTG CCTGCTTCTTGGATTCCATGGCAACTCTGGGACTTGCAGCCTATGGCTATGGCATCCGATATGAATATGGAATCTTCAATCAGAAGATTCGAGATGGATGGCAG ATAGAAGAGGCAGATGACTGGCTCAGGCATGGAAACCCCTGGGAGAAGGCCCGCCCCGAGTTCATGCTGCCTGTTCACTTCTACGGGAAAGTAGAGCACACAGAGGCCGGAACCAAGTGGATCAACACGCAG GTGGTCCTTGCTCTTCCATATGACACCCCGGTGCCTGGATATCTGAACAACACGGTCAACACCATGCGCCTCTGGTCCGCTCGCGCACCCAATGACTTTAACCTCAGAGACT TTAACGTTGGAGACTACATTCAGGCTGTGCTGGACCGGAATCTGGCCGAGAACATCTCCCGGGTCCTCTATCCCAATGATAAT TTTTTTGAAGGGAAGGAGCTGAGACTGAAGCAGGAGTACTTTGTGGTGGCTGCTACCTTGCAAGATGTCATCCGACGTTTCAAAGCCTCTAAGCTTGGGTCCAGCAGTAGTGCCGGAACTGCGTTCGATGCCTTCCCAGATCAG GTTGCCATCCAGCTGAATGACACTCACCCTGCACTCGCCATCCCTGAGCTGATGAGgatttttgtggatattgaaaaattgcCCTGGTCCGAG GCATGGGAGATCACCCAGAAGACCTTTGCCTACACCAACCATACAGTGCTCCCGGAAGCCCTGGAGCGCTGGCCTGTAGAGCTGGTGGAAAAGCTGCTTCCTCGGCATTTGCAAATCATTTACGAGATGAATCAAAAGCATTTAGAT AAAATTGCCGCCTTGTTTCCTAAAGATGTCGACCGCCTGAGAAGGATGTCTCTGatagaagaggaaggaggcaAAAGGATCAACATGGCCCATCTCTGCATTGTGGGCTCCCATGCTGTGAACGGCGTGGCTAAAATTCACTCAGACATCGTGAAGAACCAAGT ATTCAAGGACTTCAGTGAGCTAGAACCAGACAAGTTTCAGAATAAAACCAATGGGATCACTCCAAGGCGCTGGCTGTTACTCTGCAACCCAGGACTGGCAGAGTTAATAGCAGAG AAAATCGGGGAGGACTATGTGAAGGACTTGAGCCAGCTGACAAAGCTGAACAGCTTCCTGGGCGACGACGTCTTCCTGCGGGAGATTTCCAACGTGAAGCAG GAGAACAAGCTGAAGTTTTCTCAGTTCCTGGAGAAGGAGTACAAAGTGAAGATCAACCCATCCTCCATGTTTGACGTGCAGGTGAAGAGGATCCATGAGTACAAGCGGCAGCTTCTGAACTGCCTGCATGTGGTCACCATGTACAACC GCATTAAGAAAGACCCAAAGAAGCTATTCGTGCCCAGAACAGTTATAATCGGTGGCAAA GCTGCCCCAGGATATCACACGGCCAAACTGATCATAAAGCTGATCACTTCAGTGGCAGAGGTGGTGAACAATGACCCCATGGTTGGAAGCAAGTTGAAACTCATCTTCCTGGAGAACTACAGAGTGTCTCTTGCCGAAAAAG TCATTCCAGCCACAGATCTGTCGGAGCAGATCTCTACCGCAGGCACCGAAGCCTCGGGGACAGGCAACATGAAGTTCATGCTGAATGGGGCCCTGACTATCGGGACCATGGATGGGGCCAACGTGGAAATGGCCGAGGAAGCCGGGGAGGAGAACCTGTTCATCTTTGGCATGAGAGTAGAGGACGTGGCTGCTTTGGACAAGAAAGG GTATAAGGCAAAAGAATATTACGAGGCACTTCCAGAGCTAAAGCTGGCCGTTGATCAAATTGACAAGGGCTTCTTTTCTCCCAAGCAGCCTGACCTCTTCAAAGACTTAGTCAACATGCTATTTTATCATGACAG GTTTAAAGTTTTTGCAGACTATGAAGCCTATGTCAAGTGTCAAGAAAAAGTCAGTCAGCTGTACATG AATCCAAAGGCCTGGAACATCACGGTACTCAGAAACATAGCCGCCTCAGGGAAATTCTCCAGTGACCGAACAATTAAGGAGTATGCCCGGGACATCTGGAACATGGAGCCTTCTGACCTAAAGATTTCCCTGTCCAGTGAACCCAGCAGTAGGGTGAACAAAGCCAATGGAAA
- the PYGL gene encoding glycogen phosphorylase, liver form isoform X1, producing the protein MAKPLTDQEKRRQISIRGIVGVENVAELKKSFNRHLHFTLVKDRNVATPRDYFFALAHTVRDHLVGRWIRTQQHYYETCPKRVYYLSLEFYMGRTLQNTMINLGLQNACDEAIYQLGLDMEELEEIEEDAGLGNGGLGRLAACFLDSMATLGLAAYGYGIRYEYGIFNQKIRDGWQIEEADDWLRHGNPWEKARPEFMLPVHFYGKVEHTEAGTKWINTQVVLALPYDTPVPGYLNNTVNTMRLWSARAPNDFNLRDFNVGDYIQAVLDRNLAENISRVLYPNDNFFEGKELRLKQEYFVVAATLQDVIRRFKASKLGSSSSAGTAFDAFPDQVAIQLNDTHPALAIPELMRIFVDIEKLPWSEAWEITQKTFAYTNHTVLPEALERWPVELVEKLLPRHLQIIYEMNQKHLDKIAALFPKDVDRLRRMSLIEEEGGKRINMAHLCIVGSHAVNGVAKIHSDIVKNQVFKDFSELEPDKFQNKTNGITPRRWLLLCNPGLAELIAEKIGEDYVKDLSQLTKLNSFLGDDVFLREISNVKQENKLKFSQFLEKEYKVKINPSSMFDVQVKRIHEYKRQLLNCLHVVTMYNRIKKDPKKLFVPRTVIIGGKAAPGYHTAKLIIKLITSVAEVVNNDPMVGSKLKLIFLENYRVSLAEKVIPATDLSEQISTAGTEASGTGNMKFMLNGALTIGTMDGANVEMAEEAGEENLFIFGMRVEDVAALDKKGYKAKEYYEALPELKLAVDQIDKGFFSPKQPDLFKDLVNMLFYHDRFKVFADYEAYVKCQEKVSQLYMNPKAWNITVLRNIAASGKFSSDRTIKEYARDIWNMEPSDLKISLSSEPSSRVNKANGKDTGKKRKRKGTEYRKQ; encoded by the exons ATGGCCAAGCCCCTAACCGACCAGGAGAAGCGGCGGCAGATCAGCATCCGCGGCATCGTGGGCGTGGAGAACGTGGCCGAGCTGAAGAAGAGCTTCAACCGGCATCTGCACTTCACGCTGGTCAAGGACCGCAATGTGGCCACCCCCCGCGACTACTTCTTCGCGCTGGCGCACACGGTGCGCGACCACCTGGTGGGGCGCTGGATCCGCACGCAGCAGCACTACTACGAGACGTGCCCCAAG AGGGTTTATTACCTCTCTTTGGAATTTTACATGGGCCGAACATTACAGAACACCATGATCAACCTTGGCCTGCAGAATGCCTGTGACGAGGCCATTTACCAG CTTGGATTGGATATGGAGGAGTtagaagaaattgaagaagatgctGGGCTTGGCAATGGTGGTCTTGGGAGGCTTGCTG CCTGCTTCTTGGATTCCATGGCAACTCTGGGACTTGCAGCCTATGGCTATGGCATCCGATATGAATATGGAATCTTCAATCAGAAGATTCGAGATGGATGGCAG ATAGAAGAGGCAGATGACTGGCTCAGGCATGGAAACCCCTGGGAGAAGGCCCGCCCCGAGTTCATGCTGCCTGTTCACTTCTACGGGAAAGTAGAGCACACAGAGGCCGGAACCAAGTGGATCAACACGCAG GTGGTCCTTGCTCTTCCATATGACACCCCGGTGCCTGGATATCTGAACAACACGGTCAACACCATGCGCCTCTGGTCCGCTCGCGCACCCAATGACTTTAACCTCAGAGACT TTAACGTTGGAGACTACATTCAGGCTGTGCTGGACCGGAATCTGGCCGAGAACATCTCCCGGGTCCTCTATCCCAATGATAAT TTTTTTGAAGGGAAGGAGCTGAGACTGAAGCAGGAGTACTTTGTGGTGGCTGCTACCTTGCAAGATGTCATCCGACGTTTCAAAGCCTCTAAGCTTGGGTCCAGCAGTAGTGCCGGAACTGCGTTCGATGCCTTCCCAGATCAG GTTGCCATCCAGCTGAATGACACTCACCCTGCACTCGCCATCCCTGAGCTGATGAGgatttttgtggatattgaaaaattgcCCTGGTCCGAG GCATGGGAGATCACCCAGAAGACCTTTGCCTACACCAACCATACAGTGCTCCCGGAAGCCCTGGAGCGCTGGCCTGTAGAGCTGGTGGAAAAGCTGCTTCCTCGGCATTTGCAAATCATTTACGAGATGAATCAAAAGCATTTAGAT AAAATTGCCGCCTTGTTTCCTAAAGATGTCGACCGCCTGAGAAGGATGTCTCTGatagaagaggaaggaggcaAAAGGATCAACATGGCCCATCTCTGCATTGTGGGCTCCCATGCTGTGAACGGCGTGGCTAAAATTCACTCAGACATCGTGAAGAACCAAGT ATTCAAGGACTTCAGTGAGCTAGAACCAGACAAGTTTCAGAATAAAACCAATGGGATCACTCCAAGGCGCTGGCTGTTACTCTGCAACCCAGGACTGGCAGAGTTAATAGCAGAG AAAATCGGGGAGGACTATGTGAAGGACTTGAGCCAGCTGACAAAGCTGAACAGCTTCCTGGGCGACGACGTCTTCCTGCGGGAGATTTCCAACGTGAAGCAG GAGAACAAGCTGAAGTTTTCTCAGTTCCTGGAGAAGGAGTACAAAGTGAAGATCAACCCATCCTCCATGTTTGACGTGCAGGTGAAGAGGATCCATGAGTACAAGCGGCAGCTTCTGAACTGCCTGCATGTGGTCACCATGTACAACC GCATTAAGAAAGACCCAAAGAAGCTATTCGTGCCCAGAACAGTTATAATCGGTGGCAAA GCTGCCCCAGGATATCACACGGCCAAACTGATCATAAAGCTGATCACTTCAGTGGCAGAGGTGGTGAACAATGACCCCATGGTTGGAAGCAAGTTGAAACTCATCTTCCTGGAGAACTACAGAGTGTCTCTTGCCGAAAAAG TCATTCCAGCCACAGATCTGTCGGAGCAGATCTCTACCGCAGGCACCGAAGCCTCGGGGACAGGCAACATGAAGTTCATGCTGAATGGGGCCCTGACTATCGGGACCATGGATGGGGCCAACGTGGAAATGGCCGAGGAAGCCGGGGAGGAGAACCTGTTCATCTTTGGCATGAGAGTAGAGGACGTGGCTGCTTTGGACAAGAAAGG GTATAAGGCAAAAGAATATTACGAGGCACTTCCAGAGCTAAAGCTGGCCGTTGATCAAATTGACAAGGGCTTCTTTTCTCCCAAGCAGCCTGACCTCTTCAAAGACTTAGTCAACATGCTATTTTATCATGACAG GTTTAAAGTTTTTGCAGACTATGAAGCCTATGTCAAGTGTCAAGAAAAAGTCAGTCAGCTGTACATG AATCCAAAGGCCTGGAACATCACGGTACTCAGAAACATAGCCGCCTCAGGGAAATTCTCCAGTGACCGAACAATTAAGGAGTATGCCCGGGACATCTGGAACATGGAGCCTTCTGACCTAAAGATTTCCCTGTCCAGTGAACCCAGCAGTAGGGTGAACAAAGCCAATGGAAA